The following DNA comes from Chelmon rostratus isolate fCheRos1 chromosome 20, fCheRos1.pri, whole genome shotgun sequence.
GCTTGTTTAAGTTCTATGTGTATGAAAGTAGTGGTGCAGTGTCTTTGTGTCTAAGAGTGTAGTGCAGTCCCAGCttggcagttgtttttttttttttttccccttgttcTTCCTTGTGCAAGTCAAGTGCGTTCACACCACAAGAAAACTGAGCAACCACTTGCCACAGGTCACTGCACTTCTTCATGTGACAAGTGGGATGATTTCTTTCCTCAGTGAGGAGAAATTCGGCACAAAAAATTTACCAGTCTTAGATCGAAATAATGTTTTGGATGTCAACTGGCAAATCCACTTGGCCACAACAGCCAGGTAAAAGTAGCTTGGCGTGTGGGAACAAGTGGTCTGAGCGCACACCAGTTTGGTGTCTTCTATTGTAAGtggtgtgtttggttttctcCCTTTGGCCTTTGCTTTGCCATGTAGTGTGTTGTgaatacagttttgttttgcagtctccAATCAGAAGCTTTGTGTAGTGCTTTATTGATTAGACTGAGGCATTTGTTTTGCATATATGTTTGCTAATGCCTGCCCTTGTGCACTCCTGAGGCCCTGCTCCTTGTATTCATTCCTGGTGTAGCCTGTGTGCTTAGTCCAAACTGACCTCCATGTCACTCTCTCCCACAGGTTTTGGTGGTGGGCCAGGATTTGGTGGGGTGGGGACTGGGGGGTCTTCTTTtgccttctcctccaccagTAAGCCCACAGGAGGCAGTCTGAGTGCAggtacatacatactgtatatacccCCTTCACACCCGGCCCCGAAAAATTACAGCAACTAGAAAAATGACGGAGTCTGAGTAGGTTTGTGTTTGTAACCGCACACCCTGAATTGTGATATTTCTCTTGAGAGCATGCCCTCAGATGCATTTGGACAAGCTTCCTGAATACATATTGTCAAGCTATTCTGAGCTTGAAAGCAATATGCAGATTCTGTATTATACGGTTCTCTGGTTTCCTCGCTGCTATAAGTACGCTTTATCAACAACATCCCCCTTGGAAGCCTTTTATGCAAGTGTGTTGCCAGTTTGGCCCAACACATTTTAGGATATGCTGTTTTATGCCAGGTGGACAAAATCTGTATATCATACTgacctcttttatttttatcccGCATTTGCACcattacttttgttttctctaacATTTCTcataatttcctctttttcttttttctctgttgcttCTCTAGGTTTtggtagcagcagcagctcaggcttTAACTTCAGTAACCCTGGCCTGAACCCCTCGGCTGGCCTGACCTTTGGCGTGTCTAACCAACCTGCTGCAGGCTTTGGCGCAGGAGGGCCCCTTCTCCAGCTCAAGAAACCCCCTGCTGGTAATAAAAGGGGCAAGAGATAGAACCAAGGAAAGACAGAACCCTGTGACTCACCACCTGACCAGCTAGGGGTTTGTAGTGGGGTAAGGCCTGGTTTCCCAAAAGCATATAAGTGCTATAATACTTGTTATGCAACTgcagaataaagaaaatgtaaagtttAGGAAATCTTAAGGGATGAGTTTAAAGCCACCATAAAACAGCAACACTAGATCTCCCATTTAAAATCGTTTGGAGGTATATAAAAACTCGAGGCTTgaaactgaggaaaaaataaatcccATTGACAAATAAGCATTATCTTTCTATTATACATTGGTCTGTATGGTCCACTGTTCTACATTGATTTGATTCAATTTAATTGGATTCCGAATGGCTAATTACTTATCAATACTCAGTAACTCTGAATCACTGTAGACAATGCCGTGTatgtgaaatttaaaaacagtgtttgccAATTGCATTGACTCAAAATGTTGGCTGTATGCTTTAATCTGTAGCCTTTGGGATGCTTTTGGGAATGCCAGCCATGGACAGAACTGGGTCAATTGCATATCGTTCAGCTATCTGTGAAGAATTTCTTTAGCCTGAATATAGTACAAGATCAATATTATTGTGCTTTGAGGTGGGCAGTGCAGTTGGTTCCATTGTGTTACGCAAACTCTGTCAATCACGTAACTGCACTTGAACACCTCTAAAATGATGACTTGACCCAAGTCTCGTCCAGAGAAGGGTTAGAAAAGGTAAAGGGAAAGAAGCTTAGGGGGTAACAGTTGGTTGGGAACAGTGTAGTCCTTGCCCAAAGGTGTCAGTGGGAGGTATTATCTGATCCTAGATAGTTTTATAGGCACAGGAGAGTGTCCAGGGTGGGTTTTTGGGGaagcacagttttatttttgtatcaaGTGGAGAAACAGAGGGGTGAAAGGGGACTAGCACCTTGGAGTAGTCCATTATGCAGTCCACATaacctgtgttgttttttgctgGAGTCCATCCTTATCATTGTTTATTAATTACCTTTTAGCCACATTTTGTTTGCCCCAATGTGAGACGTTTTGGAGAGGAAACTCTGCTGTTTGTATTACATGGCTCccattaaatgttaaattagtTGAATCTGAAAGGGATTTCACAAGCAGATTGTACTTTCTCTACTCAATTTATACATGTGCTAGAATAAATTTGCACTTGCGCAGTGTATATGACCTGACAGTgattgtgtgaatgtgcatgtgtgcctaTTGCACAAGTATGAATTTGTCTCTCTGGTCTATCGTGGTTGCTGACTTCTTTTGAACGTCCAGTGTGGTTGAGGAggatgttttgcttttttaaattgtcCATGTCAGTTTGGTTACCAAATACTGGTAGTTGTACTATTATTTTCTAATCACAGTCTGTGTAAACCTGTATTTTCAAGAAGCTGTTTAATAATAAAATCTTAAATATGATGTTTTGCCTGTTTTCGGCATCACTtcaataaatgtgtgtgttgacacagAATAgtgtctgtcattgtgtgtttgtctaaatGGGTGTCACCTAATTTGGGACAGTTCTCACTTTAATCTGACAAGGAAGACACTTTAATTTGCACCAATCTTATGTCACAATAACAAGACTGCCAACATTGTCATAGTCTGTATCCAATACATTTTACTGGTCATTGCATTAACATGTAACTTTTTTTGAAAGCTTTGTGGGGGAAGTTgttaatttgttattttgtttttttttaaatcactgtatagttcttttttttcccatcattattttttattgcgTTCTAAGCATTTTCAtgtacaaacatgaaaaaaacaacaaaaaacaagattacAACAATAACCCCAAAACAAAggcttctctgttttatactgtgtgattaaacacaaatatataattcaCCCATAATAAGGATGTGGAgtatcaaaacaagaaaaagagaaagaaaataaaaaaagagtattATTTTAGGACATCGCAGAGGACACTGCAGAGGACTACCAATAactacacctcctcctccatctcactccCTATACCACTCAAAATCACTGTATAGTTCTTACGGAAAACTGCAGAGTGTAGAATAAGGCAAAGGTCGGAACTGATCAACGTAGTTTTTTTCACCAATTACGGCTGCAAAGTAGAACGTAATCTGTCAACTCTGAAGCAGAATGGGGGCGCTAATGCACTTCACCCGGCGTTCCAGCCACCCTTAAAAGAACAAACGAAGAAGAACGATGTTGCTATGCGACAATGCTGCAAAACAATTATCAAGTGTTAGGCATACGCTTAAACTAACGACAACATCATTTGCGTAAGCTATCCATATTTTTGGCCACCTTTCCTCGTTTTTGTTTTGACCCACATTAATTTTTCAACAGTCGAGGTAATGTAGCCGTTTTTAATGCACATGGCAGTTGCAGTTAGTCAGTAAAATACCGTTTGGCTACACGTCAACATCTTCCAACGTTGTTTGTGGCCTGTGGCATTACgatgaaaaatgtctgtcttAGCTAGCGTTAAGGAACTTTAagtataaaaatgcatttttcgCTAAATCAATCGAGCAAATAAGAATTTATACCCAAAGTGCTTATTGTGCTTCCCATAATAGCTGTAGCAAAAAAGTTATCACAGTTACCACATCTCTGCTTTTGGGGTTAACTAACACTACCTGCAGTAACCTAGACACCTGTATCCAACATGGTGATATTAGGAACTGGATCTTCTCCGGAAAGGCTTCTTTTATCATATAGAAACAGTTTGCCACCAGGAAATATAaatttctgcagcttttcccGTATCTCTTTGAACCATGCTGCTTTCATGGTCTTTTCCTCCATATTCCTCTCAAACTTCCCCAGTGTAAGGCAACATTGGATAGCTAAGTCAGTAGAACCAGAAttgaattttaatgttgtgttattttgtcaATGTGTATAGTTTTAAGTGGCCCGGGAGCTgccacttttttattttctcttagaTCTGCTTGATCTCATCTGCTAATTGGACTGAATTGGAATGTTTTATATTGCAGCCATGCCTCTTCCAGACACAATCTACTGTGCCCAGCAAATCAACATCCCTCCCCAGCTGCCAGACATCCTCAAAAGCTTCACTAAGGCAGCCATCCGTACACAGCCCAAGGATTTGGTGCTGTGGTCTGCGGCGTAAGTTTTAATATCTGTCAGTGGTGGTTTGGGTAGAGGACAGGGATACATGTGATTGTGTTTTATCCCAATCGTGGTCTATTTAACAGTACCATAAACAGTGTCTCCAGGCAACATCACTGTATGAAAAGTTATACCCTTTTCACCTGTGCATCTCTCATCTTTGCATTGACTGGCTGTAATTGGATCCCAGGGGCTTCCATGTTACTGTGGCGGTTAAACTATCTGACTTCCACCAACAAAGAAACGGCACTTTGAAAATGCTGGATAAAATTTAAATACATGAAGAATTTTTTGTACCCCTAAGGACGACTGTCATATCCCCTGCTATTTTATTGGCCAGTGTAGCTTGCTGTAGTGTTTACTGCAAAAGACAATAACCTGAGCCATATAGTGAAATAAACAAGATGTTTATATGCTATTAAAGTAAAACCAGGCTGTGTAACCTCTCAGAGATGCTGAAAATCATGCTGCCTTTagatttactgtaaaatattatTTGAGCTGTAAAGTAAGATAACGACAGTGTGCCCTAGCATAATAAGAATATGGCTAAACTTCAGACAAAGTAAACTACAacacaaaatgatttattaaacTGATGATACTCATGAGAACTCATTAAATTGGAATAATGCCAACTTATGCCTCATTTTACAGCCTGCTTTTGTCACTTAATTTGATTGGCATACTTGGGAAGCAGGGGAGATGAGTGTTGAGCAGGGTGAAGCTATGCAGAGTGTTTAATCGGATATGTGCGTGTATGTCCTCTCCCAGATACTTCAGTGCACTGTCTAAGGGAGAGTGTCTGCCTGTCAAGGACAGGCTGGAGATGAATGTTGCCACCCCGGAGAGAGACACTGGGCTGACTCCAGGTTTACTTACAATTCTCCATAAGCAGGTATTTTCTCTACAGCAAGACGACACATCATAGAACTGGTCACTTGTTTGCTCCATAATGTTGCTGTTGGAAGAAAAGCAATACATTCAGTGTATTGCATATTTTCCACTGCATACACTCTGTAGTGATTACTGTATCTTTTGTTATATGAACGTAATTCTGAGCTGCATTAAGTTTACTATCTTATCTTTAATAGCTtatacttgttttgttttttgtgtgtgcatattgcAATGGTGCTGTCCCCCCATGtggatcattaaagtttcatatTGTAAACCTTTTTTTATCTAACCTGGGGCATCTACAGGCTTCACCTTGGTGTGGTGGATTCAttaaaagagctgaaaaatgaatatttcctTAAAGGCCAACATTTGAGAATTCTTAACCTTGTGAGGATGCTGCTCTATTTCTGTCCTTTATGCCAGTAATATAAGTTATTCAATTCTTTTAACTGTGTTTACTTGAGAATGTTtgacaaattaaataaaagactGCTAACTTTATGGCCCAAATCTAGCACAAATACAAAACTGCATTGTTATTTTGAGACATTGATGCTCAAACATAGTAGTTTACTAACCAATCTACCAGCTTCAGTGGGAATAAACTCCCGCTCTTATGTATCGATCCTTGCTGTGTCTTGATTGCATTACTTCCCATACATAAAAGTCTACCACAAGTAAAGGAAATCTTGCAGATAAATAGATAATTAGTATGCATGGCTGCCTTATTCTCTGGATCCAATACTGCtgtttatttaaacaaataatGCTGAATAGTTACTCTTTTTTTCAACCTGTAAACTAGAAAACCTAATTcattcctcctcatctttcctAACCCTCCACTCCCCTGACCCAATCTTAGCTGTCTGCCGGGCAAACGTGCAGCAAGGAGGAACTGCAGAAAAAATGGAAGGGTCTTTGTCTACCCATGGACCAGCTTGAGACCCTGCTGTTGCTGGGCGGCTTT
Coding sequences within:
- the ropn1l gene encoding ropporin-1-like protein; this encodes MPLPDTIYCAQQINIPPQLPDILKSFTKAAIRTQPKDLVLWSAAYFSALSKGECLPVKDRLEMNVATPERDTGLTPGLLTILHKQLSAGQTCSKEELQKKWKGLCLPMDQLETLLLLGGFGSEIDWMEFFALCCNALGGTLLSSLKFACEILTEDEEGGAARIPFNTFVKLYTYLAHLDGDMMQDHIDNYLSSLQAQVNKQNGMIQVSNFYISRK